The window GTTAAATCCTGGCGATGAAATGATCCTGGATCACGTTTCTGCCGATCTCTTCGACAGTGAGGCAGATATTGATCTGGCCGCAGAACTCATCAATACGCCGCGAAATCATTTGATTGTCGCAGTTGAAAATGGTCTTGTTGTCGGAATGTGTTTTGGCGTTCATTATGTACCCGACAAGAGGCCTGAGCTTTGTATAAATGAATTATGTGTCGCCCCCGCCTACAGGAGAAGGGGCATAGGCAAGAGGCTCGTCAAGGCGATGCTTGAATTCGGGCGTCTTAATGATTTCAGCCGGGCATGGGCTTTGACTGGAAAATCGAATACCGCAACAATTCGGCTTTTTAAATCAGCCGGTGGGCGTCAGCGGACAGATGCCGGCACAGTGTTCACCTTCGAGCTGCAAAACAGCCGTTAGCCGTCGGAAAAAAACCATGGTTTATTACGGCAGAGCGTTTGATGTATAGCAGCTCATCTCTTGTCGTGCGCTGCGATGCGGCCCCGGCTTCCATCAGGAGATATCTTATGATCCGAAGTCTCTTCTTTTTTATCCCGATCATCATATCGGGCTGTGCAGGCATTCCGGCAAATGTTTCACTGGTTACCGGTTTTGATATCGATCGGTATCTGGGCACCTGGTATGAAATCGCCAGACTGGATCATTCCTTTGAAAGAGGTCTGGAAAGAGTGACGGCGGAATACAGTTTACGGGATGACGGCGGCATCAACGTTGTCAACAGAGGGTTTGATCCGGAAAAAGATAAATGGAAAGAGGCGGTCGGCAAGGCGTACTTCGTGGGTGATTCAGATACCGGCAGGCTAAAGGTATCCTTTTGGGGCCCCTTTTACGGCGGTTATAATATCATAGCTCTTGATAAAAAGAATTATTCCTATTCACTGGTATGCGGGCCCAGCAGATCCTATCTGTGGATTCTGGCAAGAGAACCCCGTATGGAAGAATTTCTGAAATCAGAATTGATAAAGAAGGCAAAAACCCTGGGATTTGAAACCGGGAAAATGATCCATGTAACCCATTAAAAGAGAGTTTTCTACTGAAATTTTCTCAAGGAGGTAACATATCTATGGATAAACCGATTCGGATTATGCCGTGTCTGGATATGCAGAACGGCCGGGTCGTCAAGGGCGTACATTTCGTGGATATTCAAGACGCGGGCGATCCTGTCGAATGCGCACGGGCGTATTGCCAAAGCGGTGCAGATGAACTGGCGTTGTTGGATATTACGGCTACCGTGGAAGAAAGGGCCACCATGATTGAGGTGGTTAAACGCGTTGCCGGGGTCTCTACGGTGCCGTTTACTGTCGGTGGAGGGATCTCCGATGTGAAGTCGGCCGAACTGGTGCTGAATGCGGGTGCCGATAAAGTGTCGATCAGCAGCGCCGCCTTCCGGAAGCCCGAACTGATCCCGGCGCTTGTTAAAACACTCGGTGCCGGAAAGGTGACGGTAGCTATCGATGTGGATCGGAACGAAGCCATGGCCTCCGGTTACGAAGTCTATATTGATGGGGGACGTACTGCCACCGGAACAGATGCGGTTGAATGGGCAAAACGTGTGGACGGTTATGGCGTACCGGTGATTCTTCCGACCAGCAAGGCGGGCGATGGCGTTCAGACCGGTTTTGATCTGCCAGTGATCAGGCTCATCAGGGAAGCGGTGTCGGCCGACGTGGTGGCCTCCGGCGGCGCGGGAAAACTGGCGCATTTCTATGAGGCCGTTGAAGCGGGCGCTACGATTCTGCTTGCCGCTTCGGTATTTCATTTCGGGATCATTGGCATCGGAGAGCTGAAAGACTACCTGCGTGGCCGGGGCGTCAATATCCTTTGAGAATTCTCCGGCAAAGATGGCGGACCTGAACGATTAAAGAGCTCTTGGCAAGGCAAAATAGCGATGAGAAAAAAGGGGCGGCTGTCCGGCCGCCCCTGTCGATGACTCGTCCTAACCCCGCAGGCAGGGTTTGCGTGCCGCCGCGGTTTCGTCCAGTCGCCGCACCTTGGGGAACTGCGGCGATTCGTGAAGGCAGTCAGGGCATTGCCGGGCCTCCCGGGCAATCTGCTTCATGGCGTCGATGAACTGGTCCAGCGTCTCTTTGGATTCGGTTTCCGTGGGCTCAATCATGATGGCGCCGCTGACCACCAGCGGAAAGTAGATCGTGGGCGGATGGAATCCGTGGTCCATGAGCCGCTTGGCAATGTCAAGGGTGGCCACGTGGTGTTCCTGCTGAAGCTTGTCGGTAAAAACGCACTCGTGCATGCAGGGCTGGTCATAGGGCAGGTGGTAATGCCCCTTGAGGCTTTCTTTGATGTAGTTGGCATTTAAAACGGCATACTGGCTCGCCTGCTTGAGATGGTTGCCCATGCTGAGAATGTAGCAGCAGGCGCGGAGCAGGATGCCGAAGTTGCCGAAAAAGGCGTGCACCTTGCCCACGGACAGGGGGCCGTCCTCGTCAAGACGATAGCTGTTACCCTCTTTCACCACCCGGGGGATGGGGAGAAAGGGCTCCAGCTGCCGGGTGACGCACACGGGTCCTGCGCCCGGGCCGCCGCCGCCATGGGGGGTGGAAAAGGTCTTGTGCAGGTTTAAGTGCAGCACGTCCACCCCGATGTCGCCGATGTTGACGATGCCCATTATCGCGTTCATGTTGGCCCCGTCGCAGTAGATCAGACCGCCTTTTTCGTGGACGATAGCGGCCACCTGTCGGATATTTTTTTCAAACAGCCCCAGGGTGTTGGGGTTGGTGACCATGATGCCGGCCGTATCCTCGTCCATGAGTTCGGCTACCGATTCGGGCCGCAGAACGCCGTCTGCGCCGGATTTGACCGGCACGGCCGTAAATCCGCACAAGGTGGCGCTGGCCGGGTTGGTTCCGTGGGCGGTGTCGGGAATGAGCACCCTGGTGCGCACCTTTCCCTTGTGCTTATGGTAAGCGGCAAAGATCAACATGCCGGTCAGCTCACCGTGGGCGCCGGCCGCCGGCTGCAGGGTGACCGCCGGAAGGCCGGTAATTTCGGCCAGGTAGCCTTGCAGGTCGTACATCAGTGCCAGCGCACCCTGGCAGAGGCTTGGGGGCAGCAGGGGATGGGCGTTTGCAAAACCGGGAATGGACGCCTGTCGCTCGTTGGTCCTGGGGTTGTATTTCATGGTGCAGGAGCCCAGCGGGTACATGCCGCTGTCCACGCCGAAATTCCACTGGGAAAGCCGGGTGAAGTGGCGCACCACATCCAGTTCGGACAGGTCCGGAAAATCCGGACCGTCACCGGTCAGGGCGTCGTCCAGGGGAGCTTCAGCCACATCCCGGCGGGGCAGTGACAGCCCCTTTCGACCCGGGGAGCCTTTTTCCCAGAGCAGGGGCTCGTTGAAGATCAGGCCGGTTGTTCCCATTTTTTCTTTCATCTGGTCACCTCCTTTACCAGGCCATCGATATCGTTTTTATCGATGGCCTCGGTCACGCACATGAGCCAGCAGTCGGACAGTTCCGGATACCAGGGGGCCAGGTGCAGCCCGGCAACGATTTTCTTTTTCAGCAGCGCCTGCCAGGTGTCGGAAAATCCTTCAGGGAAGCGGACCACAAATTCATTGAAGGTGGGCGCAGTGAAGGCAGATGCGTATCCAGCCCCGGCCAGGGACGCTTTCAGGTATTCGGCCCGATCCCGGTTGAGCCGGGAAAGCTCCCGGATGCCCGTACCTCCCATGGCCGCCATGTACATGGTGGATGCGGTGGCACACAGCCCCTGGTTGGAGCAGATGTTGGAGGTGGCTTTTTCGCGGCGGATGTGCTGCTCGCGGGTGGCCAGGGTCAGGACAAAGCCGGTTTTGCCGTCCCGGTCCACGGTTTTGCCGACGAGCCGTCCGGGCATGGCGCGCACATACGGCTGTCTGGCGGCAAACATACCCAGGCCGGGCCCGCCGAAGCTCTGGGGA is drawn from Desulfobacterales bacterium and contains these coding sequences:
- a CDS encoding lipocalin family protein encodes the protein MIRSLFFFIPIIISGCAGIPANVSLVTGFDIDRYLGTWYEIARLDHSFERGLERVTAEYSLRDDGGINVVNRGFDPEKDKWKEAVGKAYFVGDSDTGRLKVSFWGPFYGGYNIIALDKKNYSYSLVCGPSRSYLWILAREPRMEEFLKSELIKKAKTLGFETGKMIHVTH
- a CDS encoding imidazole glycerol phosphate synthase cyclase subunit; translation: MDKPIRIMPCLDMQNGRVVKGVHFVDIQDAGDPVECARAYCQSGADELALLDITATVEERATMIEVVKRVAGVSTVPFTVGGGISDVKSAELVLNAGADKVSISSAAFRKPELIPALVKTLGAGKVTVAIDVDRNEAMASGYEVYIDGGRTATGTDAVEWAKRVDGYGVPVILPTSKAGDGVQTGFDLPVIRLIREAVSADVVASGGAGKLAHFYEAVEAGATILLAASVFHFGIIGIGELKDYLRGRGVNIL
- the gcvPB gene encoding aminomethyl-transferring glycine dehydrogenase subunit GcvPB, which translates into the protein MKEKMGTTGLIFNEPLLWEKGSPGRKGLSLPRRDVAEAPLDDALTGDGPDFPDLSELDVVRHFTRLSQWNFGVDSGMYPLGSCTMKYNPRTNERQASIPGFANAHPLLPPSLCQGALALMYDLQGYLAEITGLPAVTLQPAAGAHGELTGMLIFAAYHKHKGKVRTRVLIPDTAHGTNPASATLCGFTAVPVKSGADGVLRPESVAELMDEDTAGIMVTNPNTLGLFEKNIRQVAAIVHEKGGLIYCDGANMNAIMGIVNIGDIGVDVLHLNLHKTFSTPHGGGGPGAGPVCVTRQLEPFLPIPRVVKEGNSYRLDEDGPLSVGKVHAFFGNFGILLRACCYILSMGNHLKQASQYAVLNANYIKESLKGHYHLPYDQPCMHECVFTDKLQQEHHVATLDIAKRLMDHGFHPPTIYFPLVVSGAIMIEPTETESKETLDQFIDAMKQIAREARQCPDCLHESPQFPKVRRLDETAAARKPCLRG
- a CDS encoding GNAT family N-acetyltransferase encodes the protein MTTRIQMLNPGDEMILDHVSADLFDSEADIDLAAELINTPRNHLIVAVENGLVVGMCFGVHYVPDKRPELCINELCVAPAYRRRGIGKRLVKAMLEFGRLNDFSRAWALTGKSNTATIRLFKSAGGRQRTDAGTVFTFELQNSR